tatttttatgcatttgcTGCTACTAGGGAGAAAACACACAAGCTTTAAGCCCTGGGCAAGTTTGAAACTTTTTGTCCTCCACagtggaaaatgactgaaaataaaaacggGTATCACTTTAGGCTTCCCCGAATCTTATAAGTTCTGCACTCAACTTTGAAGTCTCCAATATCATTGAAATGTATCTGTACGCTACACTTGCTGTCTTTGGAAGGTTTGCCCCCTTCCTTCACATAATGGTATGATCCCAGTCTGTCTTTGCATGTGATTGGCCGCATGGTGTGCCCATCAAAATAGTCCCACCCCTGCCTGCATGGATTCTCAGCAGGGTTGAAGATTCAACTTCCACATACCAAGGGGACTTTTAATAATTGACATATGAAATTATCTCACGGGCCGGATATAATTGTATTGTATGGAGGCTGCACATTTGGCACCCTGGGTATATACAAGAATTTATATACCTGTGAGGACAGGTTAAAATTTAAGTATGATTTTAGAATAAGCAGTCTTTATAACTTCAACTTTTAATTGCTTATAATAAAAGGAATGTTTTGGGATGTGGTCAGAAATATTAGAAGCAGAACTTTTTGAGTtactgagtctttgatttattTGCATGCAATAGACATTTTAGGGACATCTGTGCAACATAATCAGGTACCATTCAGACAGATATACATAAGGcaatgtgttttcttcttccttttctaaACCAAAGTCTGACTGGGATGAAAAGTGTTGTCATTGGTGTGTCGTCCTCTACAGGAGACACACTCATCgttgaggaggaaaaaaacaagccaaagcCTCAGGATCGTCCCGCTGTAACGAAAGGACCTAACCTCGAAGGTTCACCTATGCTGGCACGCCGAGTGGTCCCAGCTGATAACTCCTGCCTCTTCACCAGTGTTTATTATGTGGTGGAAGGCGGCGTATACGACCCCGCCTGTGCCCCTGAAATGAGAGGTCTCATTGCCCAGATAGTCTCGAGTGACCCCACAGCTTACTCTGAAGCGGTGCTGGGGAAAACCAATGAGGAGTACTGCACCTGGATAAGACGTGATGACACTTGGGGAGGAGCCATCGAGGTATCCATCATGTCTAAGTTCTACCAGTGTGAGATCTGCGTAGTGGATACTCAGACAGTGCGAGTAGACAGATTTGGGGAGGATGCTGGCTACCACAAACGCGTGTTGCTGATCTATGATGGCATCCACTACGACCCGCTGCAGAAAGAGATCCCCGGATCCGACACCCCGCCCCAGACTATCTTCTCGACTACAGACGACGTAATCCTGGCCCAGGCCCTCGAGCTGGCAGACGAGGCTCGCCGCAAGCGCCAGTTCACAGACGTTAACCGCTTTGCCTTGCGCTGCATGGTGTGTCAGACAGGCTTGGTGGGACAAAAGGAAGCTCGTGAGCATGCCAAGGAGACAGGCCACGCTAATTTTGGTGAAGTGTGAAAGTCTTGctgtctttttcctctctcacaAATACAACAACCACCAACCCCCATGCCCTGCGTCTGGCAACTCTGTGGGTCTGTCTGCTTTTGTGATCCTCTACCTCACATTATCTGGCAACATCTTTGGAGATTCTGCAGGTACTGTGTTCCGCCTCTTACCTGTTCAGTATTACTTTTTAACTACTGTCAGTTCTTACAGTCAGAAATGCTACTGCAGTGCTCCAGTGTTAGAAACCATAATATTCAGATCTCTTTAAACTGGGTCAGGATGCAAAAAATTCTTAGTTGTTGTTTCGATCTGTTAAGAACACTCATGGACAAGTTCATAAACCAAACAGTTTAGGATGTGTTATCGATGCAGAAAATTAGCAGAACTTACCCTTGACGAAACAAAGATGTGCGAACAAAGAATTTTAAAACGGTCACTAAGAATTATTTGCACAGTTATGTGATCACATTCACTTTTGTCTTAAACACGGCACAGCAAGCTTGACTGTTATTTATCATGTTGGTTATGTAGcatgtttttattactttgggGGCAGATGTAAGTAATTCTTCCACTAATTTCCTTAAATTTAAACATCTGAACTGTTCAATATAGGCGGCCTGAGTTAATGCTAAGCAGGATTCTTCTAAAGGATTACTTGATGAAAAATCAATCAGACACACTTCTAACCTCCTCAGTatccattgtttttgtttgtttgtttgtttgtttgtttatttgtttgtttgtttggtttgtacAATAACTTTAGCATAATTATGGATCATTCATATTGTCAATATTTTCTGAGTTGCATGCTCTGAATCTGCACTGGGGTGACTCAAAATTTGGCCATTTGTTTAATCCAGAAGGATATGACGACTAAAAGAAGATCCAGGTATCAAAATGtaggtaaaaaaaatctgagcttTCATAGGCCACAGCTTGTTCTGATTGCGTAACAAACAGATAACTCATTGCAGACTCCAATGCATCTCTCTGTTACTCTGCGTCCATCGTAGACATTAAATGCAATGATTTGTCCCTTGATTATTAAGCTCAAAgatacactgtttttttttggggggggggatttgAGCTCTGGTCAACAAGATCAATGGTGGTATGAATTTTGAATACAGTATCATACTGCAAGTGCAAAATTGGCCTTTattttgttt
This DNA window, taken from Astatotilapia calliptera chromosome 5, fAstCal1.2, whole genome shotgun sequence, encodes the following:
- the yod1 gene encoding ubiquitin thioesterase OTU1 isoform X2; this translates as MLRLRCKTKNGSHLMHGLTHQSCVQELKRKVEELTGIPCDVQKIMVGYPPSSLDLRNGEAHLKDYPIKSGDTLIVEEEKNKPKPQDRPAVTKGPNLEGSPMLARRVVPADNSCLFTSVYYVVEGGVYDPACAPEMRGLIAQIVSSDPTAYSEAVLGKTNEEYCTWIRRDDTWGGAIEVSIMSKFYQCEICVVDTQTVRVDRFGEDAGYHKRVLLIYDGIHYDPLQKEIPGSDTPPQTIFSTTDDVILAQALELADEARRKRQFTDVNRFALRCMVCQTGLVGQKEAREHAKETGHANFGEV
- the yod1 gene encoding ubiquitin thioesterase OTU1 isoform X1, translating into MLTLADSTRMLRLRCKTKNGSHLMHGLTHQSCVQELKRKVEELTGIPCDVQKIMVGYPPSSLDLRNGEAHLKDYPIKSGDTLIVEEEKNKPKPQDRPAVTKGPNLEGSPMLARRVVPADNSCLFTSVYYVVEGGVYDPACAPEMRGLIAQIVSSDPTAYSEAVLGKTNEEYCTWIRRDDTWGGAIEVSIMSKFYQCEICVVDTQTVRVDRFGEDAGYHKRVLLIYDGIHYDPLQKEIPGSDTPPQTIFSTTDDVILAQALELADEARRKRQFTDVNRFALRCMVCQTGLVGQKEAREHAKETGHANFGEV